Proteins from a single region of Dyadobacter fanqingshengii:
- a CDS encoding acyltransferase family protein translates to MTERHPHLNIIESRFLELDALRGLAAVMVVLFHYTINSNGALLGWEFRYGVTGVDIFFMISGFVIFLTISRVKQWPDFLVSRFARLYPAFWCCLFLTTIVTMFFEPELVSSQRFLANMTMMSIFFDQENMDQAYWTLLVELIFYFWILALLVVGKIKSIVSVGVAFTVLIVLFYAFSSHYPGFHELATRKIELLNHFPLFFSGILFYLIRNGSHVRRNSVLIVLSLLAACFLHSQGGRSQYHVTPVEHYAILTIFHIVFALGIFGKLGFLNKAPLLFLGKISYCLYLIHQYIGLRLLWILTDLWQINIYPALLITILTVVFIAYLVNKFVEIPANLLIRNWYKHRTQKGSHAGSREIAMQ, encoded by the coding sequence ATGACTGAAAGACACCCCCATCTTAACATTATTGAGTCCCGTTTCCTTGAATTGGACGCTTTACGCGGACTTGCAGCCGTCATGGTTGTTCTATTTCACTATACAATTAATTCGAACGGCGCTCTGCTTGGATGGGAGTTCAGGTATGGTGTTACTGGTGTGGATATTTTCTTCATGATCAGCGGTTTTGTGATTTTCCTCACCATTTCCCGGGTAAAGCAATGGCCGGACTTTTTGGTTTCGCGATTTGCAAGGCTGTATCCGGCGTTCTGGTGCTGCTTGTTTTTGACAACAATCGTTACCATGTTTTTTGAACCGGAATTGGTCAGCTCGCAAAGATTCCTCGCGAATATGACCATGATGTCCATATTTTTTGATCAGGAAAACATGGATCAGGCATATTGGACATTGCTGGTTGAGCTCATTTTCTATTTTTGGATCCTGGCGTTGCTGGTTGTTGGAAAAATAAAAAGCATTGTAAGCGTCGGCGTGGCATTTACAGTTCTTATTGTTCTTTTTTATGCATTCTCATCGCATTATCCAGGTTTTCACGAGCTCGCTACAAGGAAGATCGAACTGCTGAATCACTTTCCGCTTTTTTTCTCCGGGATTCTTTTTTACCTCATCCGGAATGGAAGTCATGTGCGCAGAAACTCTGTGCTGATCGTTTTGAGCCTTTTGGCTGCCTGTTTTTTGCATTCCCAGGGTGGCAGGTCCCAATATCACGTAACGCCTGTAGAACATTATGCGATCCTAACCATTTTTCACATCGTTTTTGCGTTAGGGATATTTGGCAAGCTTGGATTCCTGAACAAAGCCCCTCTGCTGTTTCTTGGCAAAATATCCTACTGCCTGTATCTGATCCATCAATACATTGGCCTGCGCCTGTTATGGATATTAACCGATCTCTGGCAGATAAATATTTATCCTGCATTGCTGATTACAATTTTGACCGTTGTTTTCATCGCCTATCTGGTTAATAAATTTGTAGAGATCCCGGCCAATCTTTTAATCCGCAACTGGTACAAACACCGAACTCAGAAAGGCTCCCATGCGGGCTCCCGCGAAATTGCCATGCAATAG
- a CDS encoding ABC transporter ATP-binding protein — MAKSDTTPEQPSPFAVRKISWQGLKTTVDLLKYLRPYRITFFIGLIFLALSTATSLAFPKLVGSIIEVIEGKSPYTINQITLFLFFVLICQAVFSYFRVYLFTKVSELAMTNIRSDVFTKIITLPIAFLEQRRVGELTSRITSDVSQLQGLLSFTLAEVFRQVATLIVGVSILFYTSWKLTLFMLATFPVLVIASVFFGRHQRRLSKKVQDELAAANVVVEETLQSVNVVKAFTNEPLEVNRYQQILKKVVDLSLYAAAFRGGFVSFVIFALFGGIVGVIWYGAGLVQAGEFGLSDLFTFILYTTFIGASISGMGDLYAQINRVIGASERIFEILEEEPELNLETARNASASPIEGSISYQDVHFSYPSRADLPVLKGISFQIQAGEKIALVGYSGAGKSTIIQLLMRFYDYQTGNILVDGKPLHEYGLTELRKNIAIVPQEVMLFGGTIYENIAYGKPNATREEIHDAARRAHAREFIDTFPEKFDTVVGERGIKLSGGQRQRIAIARAILKDPKILILDEATSSLDAESEKLVQIALDELMKNRTTIVIAHRLATIRKVDMIYVIREGRIAESGTHQQLTVMDNGLYANLIKLQFETAESN; from the coding sequence ATGGCCAAAAGTGATACTACTCCTGAACAGCCGTCGCCATTTGCGGTGCGGAAAATAAGCTGGCAAGGGCTTAAAACAACAGTTGATCTGCTCAAATATCTTCGGCCCTACCGGATTACATTCTTTATTGGCCTGATATTCCTTGCGCTTTCCACAGCCACGTCGCTGGCATTCCCCAAGCTTGTCGGCAGCATTATTGAAGTCATCGAGGGCAAATCGCCTTATACAATCAACCAGATTACGCTTTTCCTGTTTTTTGTGCTGATATGCCAGGCGGTGTTTTCCTATTTCCGGGTTTATCTGTTTACCAAAGTCAGTGAACTTGCGATGACCAATATCCGGTCAGATGTTTTTACCAAAATCATTACATTACCCATTGCTTTTCTGGAACAGCGTCGCGTGGGAGAACTTACTAGCCGCATAACGTCTGACGTTTCTCAGCTGCAAGGATTGCTTTCTTTCACATTAGCAGAGGTTTTCAGACAGGTTGCTACATTAATTGTCGGGGTTTCCATTCTGTTTTACACTTCCTGGAAACTGACGCTTTTCATGCTGGCCACATTTCCTGTTCTGGTGATTGCTTCTGTGTTTTTCGGTCGGCATCAGCGCAGACTTTCCAAAAAAGTGCAGGACGAGCTGGCCGCGGCCAACGTGGTTGTGGAGGAAACATTGCAGTCTGTGAATGTGGTTAAAGCATTCACCAATGAGCCGCTGGAAGTGAACCGTTACCAGCAAATTCTTAAAAAAGTGGTGGATCTCTCGCTGTATGCGGCTGCGTTCCGGGGCGGATTCGTATCATTTGTGATCTTTGCGCTTTTCGGTGGGATCGTCGGCGTGATCTGGTATGGCGCGGGATTGGTTCAGGCGGGTGAATTCGGGCTTTCTGATCTGTTTACATTTATCCTATACACCACATTCATAGGCGCATCCATCAGTGGAATGGGCGATTTGTATGCACAGATCAACCGCGTGATCGGCGCTTCGGAGCGGATTTTCGAGATATTGGAAGAAGAACCCGAACTAAACCTGGAAACAGCCAGAAATGCTTCGGCCAGTCCGATCGAGGGAAGCATTTCATATCAGGACGTGCATTTCTCCTACCCGTCGCGCGCTGACTTGCCTGTTCTAAAAGGTATATCATTTCAAATTCAGGCAGGAGAAAAAATTGCCCTGGTGGGTTACAGCGGCGCGGGAAAATCGACAATCATTCAGTTGCTCATGCGCTTTTACGATTATCAAACTGGCAATATTCTCGTTGACGGCAAGCCACTTCATGAATACGGCCTTACCGAATTACGGAAGAACATTGCCATTGTGCCGCAGGAAGTAATGCTTTTCGGCGGAACGATCTATGAAAACATTGCTTACGGTAAACCCAATGCCACCCGCGAAGAGATTCACGATGCCGCAAGACGCGCGCACGCCAGAGAATTCATTGATACATTCCCTGAAAAATTCGACACAGTCGTCGGCGAACGCGGCATTAAGCTTTCGGGCGGTCAGCGTCAGCGCATTGCTATCGCCCGTGCCATTTTGAAAGATCCAAAAATCCTGATTCTCGACGAAGCAACCAGTTCGCTCGACGCAGAATCTGAAAAGCTGGTGCAGATTGCATTGGATGAATTGATGAAAAACCGCACTACGATTGTCATAGCGCACCGTTTGGCGACAATTCGGAAAGTGGATATGATCTATGTGATCCGCGAAGGACGCATTGCAGAATCAGGCACGCATCAGCAATTAACGGTTATGGACAATGGTTTGTACGCAAATCTGATCAAATTGCAGTTTGAAACCGCAGAAAGCAATTGA
- the rseP gene encoding RIP metalloprotease RseP has translation MEVLIMAGQLILGLSILVGLHEWGHMFAAKMFGMRVEKYFIGFPPKIFSFQKGETEYGIGAIPLGGFVKISGMIDESMDTEAMSKEPQPWEFRSKPAWQRLIVMLGGIIVNVIVGIFIFIVIAYNDGDKYLSSTEVNKYGIVAGDLAKEIGLQTGDKIVRVNGKPFTNFDELGSSEVLLGSNSSYTVNRAGKEVEIDIPNNFIEKLSDPEEKRGFIRPLEPFKIGEVVPASPAQKAGLTTGDKVISINGQPIQFFHELQAQLQTLKGKKAELIVQRGAGQKTLNATVDEDGTLGFYPESLLNYTAIEYTLPQAISAGTGDAFAVVYNNIKGFGKIFRGEVSASKALSGPIGIARMFGGVWDWSRFWYLTGLLSMVLAFMNALPIPALDGGHAVILSYEIISGRKPSDRFLENAQKVGMVLLLGLMAFAIFNDVWKAVF, from the coding sequence ATGGAAGTATTAATAATGGCAGGACAGCTCATTCTGGGCTTATCAATTTTGGTAGGGTTGCATGAATGGGGGCATATGTTTGCTGCAAAAATGTTTGGGATGCGAGTTGAAAAATACTTCATCGGTTTTCCCCCGAAGATATTCAGCTTTCAAAAAGGAGAAACAGAGTATGGCATCGGCGCGATCCCGTTGGGAGGTTTCGTCAAAATATCCGGTATGATCGACGAGTCCATGGATACGGAGGCAATGAGTAAAGAGCCTCAACCCTGGGAATTCCGCTCGAAACCAGCCTGGCAACGCTTAATCGTCATGTTGGGAGGCATTATCGTCAATGTGATCGTAGGGATTTTCATATTCATCGTTATCGCTTATAATGATGGCGATAAATATCTTTCGAGCACAGAGGTAAATAAATATGGCATTGTGGCCGGTGATCTTGCGAAAGAAATCGGTCTTCAGACCGGTGATAAAATCGTAAGGGTTAACGGCAAGCCATTTACTAATTTTGACGAGCTGGGAAGTTCCGAAGTTTTGCTTGGGAGCAACAGTTCGTACACGGTTAACCGCGCAGGCAAAGAAGTTGAGATTGATATTCCAAACAATTTTATCGAGAAACTATCTGATCCTGAGGAGAAGAGAGGATTTATCCGTCCTTTGGAACCGTTTAAGATCGGCGAGGTTGTTCCGGCATCACCCGCTCAAAAAGCAGGCTTAACCACTGGCGATAAGGTTATTTCTATCAACGGCCAGCCAATTCAATTCTTCCATGAATTACAAGCACAGCTGCAAACGCTAAAAGGCAAAAAAGCAGAACTGATCGTGCAACGCGGAGCAGGGCAGAAAACATTGAATGCCACAGTAGATGAAGACGGAACCTTGGGTTTTTATCCTGAAAGTCTGCTGAATTATACGGCTATTGAATATACATTGCCGCAAGCGATTTCCGCCGGAACAGGCGATGCATTTGCCGTTGTTTATAATAATATCAAAGGTTTTGGTAAAATATTCAGAGGTGAAGTTTCGGCTTCCAAAGCATTAAGCGGACCTATCGGCATTGCCCGTATGTTCGGCGGCGTTTGGGATTGGAGCCGCTTTTGGTATCTGACTGGCCTGCTTTCCATGGTGCTTGCATTCATGAACGCATTGCCAATTCCCGCTCTGGATGGTGGCCACGCGGTGATCCTTTCTTATGAGATCATTTCAGGACGCAAGCCATCCGATCGTTTTCTGGAAAACGCACAAAAAGTCGGCATGGTGCTGTTACTTGGCCTGATGGCTTTTGCAATATTCAATGATGTTTGGAAAGCAGTATTTTAA
- a CDS encoding MutS-related protein: METSSKTHRSPKEFFETEKNKAGIAEAAALQHFNQLAIARLLVFFAMIFFLWLWNNQNQPVWGLVAFGLLVIFLISMRRQQAARKLRDFQRNLGIINTDELNRLSFRFTRDDSGLQFQEKDHAYGSDLDIFGDYSLYKLLNRTRTAEGARRLANWLKNHADVKEVKLRQEAATAFSQHPELIQSLEATALLHEHAAQQLGDFRKWSTEFMDKDLARLLPFRWFSVVTVAVAILFLFSILPAWPLLLCIAVNAVLIARFKAYIESVTNRTAALGKTLVSYGEILEVAQAFPYQAPWWLDRKARIEGSGHALKQVGALFERLDYRNNIFFSLFVGIPTLWDIFCLAGLETWKHNYHNQLADWLEVLADAEAMNSLGGHAFANPEYIAPDVIDSPDFQIDTIAMGHPLIPLDRRISNDFSVAGTGHTILVTGSNMSGKSTFLRTIGLNFVLAQIGAVVSAKTFKCTPVRVFSSMRTQDSLEESTSSFYAELKRLRKLLELADENDSAPVFYLLDEILKGTNSSDRHRGAEALIRQLHTKKASGLVSTHDLELGEWGATENYVHNFHFRSDVENGELLFDYRLHDGICKSFNASELMRMMGIDIGK; encoded by the coding sequence ATGGAAACAAGCAGTAAAACCCACAGATCACCAAAGGAATTTTTTGAAACTGAAAAAAACAAAGCAGGCATCGCGGAAGCAGCCGCATTGCAGCATTTCAATCAGCTAGCCATTGCCCGGTTGCTCGTATTTTTTGCGATGATCTTCTTCCTATGGCTTTGGAACAATCAAAATCAGCCCGTTTGGGGATTGGTCGCATTTGGATTACTCGTCATTTTCCTGATTTCCATGCGGCGCCAGCAAGCCGCCCGCAAGCTCCGCGACTTTCAGCGAAACCTGGGCATTATTAATACGGATGAGCTTAACAGGCTTTCATTTCGCTTCACCAGGGACGATTCCGGCTTGCAGTTCCAGGAAAAGGACCATGCATATGGAAGCGACCTGGACATATTTGGCGATTATTCTCTTTACAAACTCCTGAACCGGACACGCACGGCGGAAGGCGCTCGCAGGCTTGCAAACTGGCTCAAAAACCACGCGGATGTGAAGGAGGTAAAGCTTCGGCAAGAGGCGGCGACTGCATTCAGCCAGCATCCGGAATTGATCCAGTCTTTGGAAGCTACAGCATTGTTGCATGAGCATGCCGCTCAGCAACTGGGCGATTTCAGAAAATGGTCCACCGAATTCATGGACAAAGACCTGGCACGCCTGCTCCCTTTTCGGTGGTTTAGTGTTGTTACGGTCGCTGTTGCTATACTTTTTTTATTTTCCATCCTGCCCGCCTGGCCCTTGTTGCTTTGCATTGCTGTTAATGCGGTGTTGATCGCACGTTTCAAAGCGTACATTGAGTCCGTTACCAACCGGACGGCAGCGCTGGGCAAAACATTGGTTTCGTATGGCGAGATCCTGGAAGTTGCGCAAGCCTTTCCGTATCAGGCGCCCTGGTGGCTGGATCGCAAGGCACGCATTGAAGGTTCCGGCCATGCACTGAAACAAGTGGGTGCACTTTTTGAAAGACTGGACTACCGGAATAATATCTTTTTCTCGCTGTTTGTAGGCATTCCCACGCTTTGGGACATATTTTGCCTCGCCGGGCTCGAAACCTGGAAACATAATTACCACAACCAGCTCGCAGATTGGCTTGAAGTGCTCGCCGACGCAGAAGCAATGAACAGCCTGGGCGGTCACGCATTTGCCAATCCTGAATATATCGCCCCGGATGTTATCGATTCTCCTGACTTTCAAATCGATACCATTGCAATGGGTCATCCGCTCATTCCACTGGATCGCAGGATCAGCAACGATTTCAGCGTGGCGGGAACAGGACATACGATCTTGGTAACCGGCTCTAATATGTCGGGTAAAAGCACATTTCTCCGGACGATCGGGCTGAATTTTGTATTAGCTCAAATCGGTGCGGTGGTCAGTGCAAAGACATTTAAATGTACGCCTGTTCGTGTTTTTAGCAGCATGCGCACACAGGATTCGCTTGAAGAAAGCACTTCGTCGTTCTATGCGGAATTAAAAAGATTGCGAAAACTGCTGGAACTGGCAGATGAGAACGATTCTGCCCCTGTTTTTTATTTACTGGATGAAATCCTGAAAGGCACCAACTCCTCCGACCGCCACCGTGGCGCAGAAGCATTGATCCGACAATTGCACACCAAGAAAGCGTCAGGCCTTGTTTCCACGCACGATCTCGAACTGGGAGAATGGGGAGCCACAGAAAATTATGTACACAATTTCCATTTCAGGTCCGATGTGGAAAACGGCGAACTACTGTTCGATTACAGGCTTCATGATGGGATTTGCAAGAGTTTCAATGCGTCGGAACTGATGCGTATGATGGGCATCGATATTGGCAAATAA
- a CDS encoding RNA polymerase sigma factor: MPEYTSAVLIELLDGCLQKNRRSQELLYKQFYGYAMSICLRYTRSREEAKEILNDGFYKVFTKLDTFDSSRSFKTWLSRIMINTALDHYRQEVRRDIFDDVEVADNVTVDETVISKLAHEELLELIQKLTPSYRLVFSLSVIDGYTHEEIADQLNISVGASKSNLSRAREKLREMLSKINIGDYDRVTR, encoded by the coding sequence ATGCCCGAGTATACCTCCGCAGTTCTTATTGAACTACTCGACGGCTGTTTACAGAAAAACCGCCGCAGTCAGGAGCTGTTGTACAAACAGTTTTACGGCTATGCTATGAGCATTTGTTTACGTTACACACGCAGCAGGGAAGAGGCGAAAGAGATACTCAACGATGGATTTTATAAGGTTTTTACAAAGCTGGATACTTTCGATTCCAGCCGTTCATTTAAAACCTGGTTGAGCAGAATTATGATTAACACAGCCCTCGATCATTACAGACAGGAAGTACGCCGCGACATTTTTGATGATGTGGAAGTTGCGGACAATGTGACCGTTGATGAAACAGTTATCAGCAAGCTCGCACACGAAGAACTGTTGGAGCTGATCCAAAAACTGACCCCTTCTTACAGACTTGTATTTAGTTTGTCGGTCATAGACGGCTATACACACGAAGAGATTGCAGACCAGCTGAATATTTCGGTAGGGGCGTCAAAGTCGAATTTGTCGCGTGCAAGAGAAAAATTAAGAGAAATGTTATCCAAAATAAATATTGGCGATTATGATAGAGTTACCAGATGA
- the lon gene encoding endopeptidase La: MKFEPSDLYSRLLMSDSDMDSLEIVPLGGPDGSDEPFELPEELAILPIRQTVLFPGMVIPVTVVRQKAIRLVKKIYRNSDINQRILGAVTQAIPNKEDPTAEDLYNVGTVAQILKMITLPDGNVTIIVQGRQRFEIKTILHEEPYLTALVKAIDDSFVGPTKKESKALLQSLRDGAHKIMRLNPEIPQEARIALDNIESPIFLIHFLSSNINVEVADKQKLLEERNGHRQATLLLQYMMREIEMLELKREIQTKASSDIDQQQRDYFLRQQIKVLHDELGMDSPERDLDEIRLKASQKKWSDTVRGHFEKELTKLQRINPMAPEYPVTMNYLEMLVDLPWGQYTKDNFDLVRAQKVLDADHFGLEKVKERIIEYLAVLKLKGNLKAPILCLYGPPGVGKTSLGRSIAKALNREYIRMALGGVHDEAEIRGHRKTYIGAMPGKIIQNIKKAGFANPVFILDEIDKVSSDYRGDPSSALLEVLDPEQNSSFTDNYLEVEYDLSKVLFVATANALDTIHPALRDRMEIIEMTGYTIEEKLQIAKRYLVPKQRKDHGLKSTDIKIDDAALTKIIEGYTRESGVRNLEQKIGSVVRKIAKSVAMEQDYPKTIKAEQIEKYLGAEIFDKDLYQDNDFAGVVTGLAWTSVGGEILFIETSLSRGKGNLTLSGQLGDVMKESAVAALSYLKANADRLGIDYRIFNHYDLHVHVPAGAVPKDGPSAGVTMVTSMASIFTQRRVKPFIAMTGEITLRGKVLPVGGVKEKILAARRAGVKEIILCVKNRKDVEEVPANYIKDLSFHYVDQIDEVLEYALLPEKVKNATKFIFPEEKKEKEESGYVTLDV; this comes from the coding sequence ATGAAATTTGAACCTTCTGACTTATATAGTCGGCTGCTCATGTCCGATTCGGATATGGATAGCCTTGAAATTGTCCCTCTTGGTGGCCCTGATGGCTCCGACGAGCCTTTTGAACTCCCTGAAGAACTTGCGATACTGCCAATCAGGCAAACAGTGCTTTTCCCCGGAATGGTAATACCCGTAACCGTTGTGCGTCAGAAAGCCATTCGGTTAGTTAAAAAGATATACAGGAATTCGGATATCAATCAACGCATATTAGGTGCTGTTACTCAGGCGATTCCGAACAAGGAAGACCCTACCGCTGAGGATCTTTATAATGTTGGAACGGTTGCCCAGATACTGAAAATGATCACATTACCGGATGGAAATGTGACCATTATCGTGCAGGGAAGGCAGCGTTTTGAGATCAAAACTATTTTGCACGAAGAGCCTTATCTGACTGCTTTGGTAAAAGCCATCGATGATTCGTTTGTTGGCCCTACGAAGAAAGAATCGAAAGCTCTTTTGCAATCATTACGCGACGGCGCGCACAAGATCATGCGCCTTAATCCCGAAATTCCTCAGGAAGCGCGGATTGCGTTGGATAACATTGAAAGCCCCATTTTTCTGATCCATTTCCTTTCTTCAAATATTAATGTGGAGGTTGCCGACAAGCAAAAACTGCTGGAAGAAAGAAACGGTCACAGGCAAGCGACGCTTCTGCTGCAATACATGATGCGGGAGATCGAAATGCTGGAATTAAAGAGGGAAATTCAAACCAAAGCGAGCTCTGACATTGATCAGCAGCAACGCGATTATTTCCTCAGACAACAAATAAAAGTCCTGCACGACGAGCTCGGAATGGACAGCCCGGAACGTGATTTGGACGAAATCCGCCTGAAAGCAAGCCAGAAAAAATGGTCGGATACCGTGCGGGGGCATTTTGAAAAAGAACTGACCAAGTTGCAACGCATTAATCCGATGGCACCTGAATATCCGGTGACCATGAATTACCTTGAAATGCTTGTGGATCTGCCCTGGGGGCAATATACCAAAGACAATTTTGACCTGGTCCGTGCGCAAAAAGTGCTGGACGCCGATCATTTCGGTCTGGAAAAAGTAAAGGAGCGGATCATTGAATATCTGGCTGTTTTGAAGCTGAAAGGCAATTTGAAAGCACCGATCCTTTGCCTGTATGGCCCTCCGGGAGTTGGTAAAACTTCATTGGGAAGGTCTATTGCCAAAGCATTAAACCGCGAATACATCAGAATGGCGCTCGGTGGCGTGCATGATGAAGCGGAAATCCGGGGTCACAGAAAGACATATATCGGCGCGATGCCGGGGAAAATCATTCAGAACATTAAAAAAGCGGGTTTTGCAAATCCTGTCTTTATTCTGGATGAAATTGATAAAGTAAGCTCCGACTACCGCGGCGATCCTTCGTCCGCATTGCTGGAAGTGCTTGATCCTGAGCAAAACTCTTCATTTACAGACAATTACCTGGAAGTTGAGTACGATCTCTCCAAGGTTCTGTTTGTAGCAACAGCCAATGCACTCGACACCATCCACCCCGCCCTGCGCGACCGGATGGAGATCATTGAAATGACGGGTTATACGATCGAAGAGAAATTGCAGATCGCAAAACGTTATCTCGTTCCAAAGCAACGCAAAGACCACGGCCTCAAATCGACCGACATCAAAATCGACGATGCGGCGTTAACGAAGATCATTGAAGGATATACAAGAGAATCCGGCGTTCGGAATTTGGAGCAAAAGATAGGATCGGTTGTCCGCAAAATTGCGAAATCGGTTGCGATGGAGCAGGATTATCCAAAAACCATTAAGGCAGAGCAAATCGAAAAATATCTGGGAGCAGAGATTTTTGACAAAGATCTGTATCAGGATAATGATTTTGCAGGCGTGGTCACTGGTTTGGCCTGGACTTCGGTGGGCGGTGAAATTCTTTTTATCGAAACCAGCCTAAGCCGAGGAAAAGGAAACCTTACATTATCCGGGCAACTTGGTGATGTAATGAAAGAATCTGCAGTGGCGGCATTGTCTTATCTGAAAGCGAATGCAGACCGCCTGGGCATCGATTACAGGATCTTTAACCATTATGACCTTCACGTACATGTGCCTGCCGGCGCGGTGCCAAAAGACGGCCCTTCTGCCGGTGTGACGATGGTTACTTCTATGGCTTCCATCTTTACGCAGCGCCGGGTAAAACCGTTCATTGCGATGACGGGTGAGATCACGTTAAGAGGCAAAGTTTTGCCAGTGGGCGGTGTGAAGGAGAAAATCCTGGCTGCACGTCGGGCGGGTGTGAAGGAAATTATTCTTTGCGTGAAAAACCGCAAGGATGTGGAAGAAGTACCAGCCAATTATATCAAGGATCTGTCGTTCCATTATGTGGATCAGATTGACGAAGTGCTGGAATATGCATTGCTGCCTGAAAAGGTAAAAAATGCAACGAAATTTATATTTCCAGAAGAGAAAAAAGAAAAAGAAGAAAGCGGATATGTGACTTTGGACGTCTGA
- a CDS encoding DUF6702 family protein: MHDYHVSVTQMQYNAALKTFEVSIRMFTDDLERALSQGNDKQRVVIKNDDKNDPLVERYVLKSFVLADSQKKPVAIKYVGKEQEEDATWVYLEIPFSGPLNGCKLQNSTLMEVFDDQVNMTNIKNASEKRTFLFKKGQTVHIL; this comes from the coding sequence GTGCACGATTACCATGTAAGCGTGACGCAGATGCAATATAATGCTGCGCTCAAAACATTCGAAGTGAGTATACGTATGTTCACCGACGATTTGGAACGTGCGTTGTCACAAGGAAATGACAAGCAGCGCGTTGTTATAAAGAACGATGACAAAAATGATCCATTGGTTGAGCGATATGTTTTGAAATCGTTTGTTTTGGCGGATAGTCAGAAAAAGCCCGTTGCTATCAAATACGTGGGTAAGGAGCAGGAGGAGGATGCGACGTGGGTATATTTAGAAATTCCATTTTCGGGTCCTCTGAATGGTTGTAAGTTGCAAAACAGCACACTGATGGAAGTTTTTGATGATCAGGTCAACATGACGAACATTAAAAACGCCTCTGAAAAACGAACATTCTTGTTTAAAAAGGGACAAACTGTACACATTCTTTAG